The sequence below is a genomic window from Planctomycetota bacterium.
AGGTGGAGGATCGTGGCGTGGACGTCGTGGATGCTCATCCGCCCGTCGACCGCGTAGTAGCCGTAGTCGTCGGTGGCACCGTAGCGGAACCCGCCGCGCACGCCCCCTCCGGCCATCCAGATCGTGAAGCCCTCGGGATTGTGGTCGCGGCCGTTGGTGCCCTGGGCCACCGGCGTCCGCCCGAACTCCCCCGACCAGACCACCAGCGTGTCGTCGAGCAGCCCGCGGCGGGCGAGGTCCTCGAGCAGCCCGGCGATCGGCTTGTCGACCTCGGCCGCCTTCTCGCCGTGGCCGGCGAGCAGGTCGGCGTGCTGGTCCCACTGCACCTTGCCGTCGCTGTGGGTCACCTGGATGAAGCGCACCCCCGCCTCGGCGAACCGCCGGGCGAGCAGGCACTGGCGGCCGAAGTTGGCGGTGACCGGGTCGTCGAGGCCGTACAGCGCGAGGGTCTCCCGCGTCTCGCCGGAGAGATCCTCGACGGTGGGCATCGCCCGCTGCATGCGGAACGCCAATTCGAAGCTCTCGAGGCGCGATTCGAGGACCGGGTCGGCGGCGGCCTGGTCGCCGAGCCCGCGGATGAAGTCGAGCTGGGCGCGCTGGACGTCCGCCGACCAGCGCGGATTGGCGATGAACTTCATCCGTGCCTCGGTCGCCGGCCGGCTGGCGACGCCGAGCGGCACCCCCTGGTGGCGCGCGG
It includes:
- a CDS encoding DUF1501 domain-containing protein; this translates as MQSIPLPTSRRRALAGSAVGFGWLAARNLLAGTVDHGLPVRARRVIFMFMKGGPSHVDTFDPKPKLSADDGKPFPAAKPRVQFAATGNLLASPWRFRRYGECGSPVSDLFPHVARHVDRICFLHGVHGTNAAHGGAVLKLHTGSDTFVRPGMGAWVSYGLGTLNTDLPAFVTICPTLAHGGANNWGSAFLPARHQGVPLGVASRPATEARMKFIANPRWSADVQRAQLDFIRGLGDQAAADPVLESRLESFELAFRMQRAMPTVEDLSGETRETLALYGLDDPVTANFGRQCLLARRFAEAGVRFIQVTHSDGKVQWDQHADLLAGHGEKAAEVDKPIAGLLEDLARRGLLDDTLVVWSGEFGRTPVAQGTNGRDHNPEGFTIWMAGGGVRGGFRYGATDDYGYYAVDGRMSIHDVHATILHLLGVDHLRLTYRHGGRDFRLTDVAGEVHEAVVA